A DNA window from Mycolicibacter hiberniae contains the following coding sequences:
- a CDS encoding ATP-dependent DNA ligase has protein sequence MAAESVTTRVTLTNAEKVLYPATGTTKAEVFDYYTRIAEVMLPHIAGRPATRKRWPNGVEQSSFFEKQLASSAPGWLARADIQHRSGITTYPVIEDLDGLAWIAQQAALEVHVPQWRFEAQWTHGGRVFKPGPATRLVFDLDPGEGVTMSQLAEVARAVRELMAELSLPTFPLTSGSKGVHVYAALDPPVSSAGAVVLAKRVAQQLESAMPTLVTATMAKKLRAGKVFLDWSQNNASKTTIAPYSLRGRDHPTVAAPRTWAELDDPDLRQLRYDEVLQRVARDGDLLAALDRALPAQDRLDVYRSKRDARRTPEPVPATAPVPGGGNSFVIQEHHARRLHYDFRLERDGVLVSWAVPKNLPETTAVNHLAVRTEDHPLEYGSFEGTIPKGEYGAGTVRIWDSGTYVTEKFEDPAGEGAEKGEVIVVLSGSRISGRYALIRTAGDQWLAHRMKDQQAFTFSELAPMLATHGSVTRLDPNQWAFEGKWDGYRLLVEAENGEVRLRARSGRDVTAEYPQLPFPAEDLAEHHVVLDGELVALDDRGVPSFAAMQNSARAARLEFWAFDLLYLDGRPLLRVAYRDRRRLLETLAQGTGLVVKELLTPDGAKALEQSGRLGWEGVIAKRWDSPYRPGRRSPAWIKDKHWQTQEVVIGGWRAGEGGRGGGIGSLLMGVPEADGLRFVGRVGTGFTERQLAALKEMLEPLRTGESPFREPLARPDAKGVTFVEPTVVAEVRYSERTADGRLRQPSWRGLRPDKTPGEVEWE, from the coding sequence ATGGCCGCTGAGTCCGTCACGACACGGGTCACGCTGACCAACGCCGAAAAGGTGCTCTACCCCGCGACGGGCACCACCAAGGCCGAGGTCTTCGACTACTACACCCGCATCGCCGAGGTGATGCTGCCGCACATCGCAGGACGCCCGGCGACCCGCAAACGCTGGCCCAACGGTGTCGAGCAGAGCTCCTTCTTCGAAAAGCAGCTGGCGTCCTCAGCGCCGGGCTGGCTGGCTCGCGCCGACATTCAGCATCGCTCCGGCATCACCACCTATCCGGTGATCGAGGACCTCGACGGGCTGGCCTGGATCGCCCAACAGGCCGCGCTGGAGGTGCACGTCCCGCAGTGGCGGTTCGAAGCGCAGTGGACGCACGGCGGCCGCGTGTTCAAGCCCGGCCCGGCAACGCGACTGGTCTTCGACTTGGACCCCGGCGAGGGCGTCACCATGAGTCAGCTCGCCGAGGTGGCGCGCGCCGTGCGTGAGCTGATGGCCGAGTTGAGCCTGCCCACGTTCCCCCTCACCAGCGGCAGCAAGGGAGTGCACGTCTACGCCGCCCTGGACCCGCCGGTGAGCAGCGCCGGTGCGGTTGTCTTGGCCAAACGCGTTGCGCAGCAACTTGAAAGCGCGATGCCCACGCTCGTCACCGCGACCATGGCCAAGAAGCTTCGTGCTGGGAAGGTGTTCCTGGACTGGAGCCAGAACAACGCCTCCAAGACCACCATCGCCCCGTATTCGCTGCGCGGCCGCGATCACCCGACGGTTGCGGCCCCCAGAACCTGGGCGGAGCTCGACGACCCCGACCTGCGGCAGCTGCGCTATGACGAGGTGCTGCAACGCGTCGCCCGTGACGGCGATCTGCTGGCCGCCCTGGACCGCGCCCTGCCGGCCCAGGATCGGCTTGACGTCTACCGGTCCAAGCGCGATGCGCGCCGGACCCCCGAACCGGTGCCGGCCACGGCGCCGGTGCCGGGCGGCGGCAACAGCTTCGTCATCCAGGAGCACCACGCGCGCCGGCTGCATTACGACTTCCGGCTGGAGCGCGACGGCGTGCTGGTGAGTTGGGCGGTGCCCAAGAATCTTCCGGAGACGACAGCGGTCAACCATCTCGCGGTCCGCACCGAGGATCATCCCCTGGAGTACGGCAGTTTCGAAGGCACGATCCCCAAGGGCGAGTACGGTGCCGGCACGGTGCGCATCTGGGATTCGGGCACGTATGTGACCGAGAAGTTCGAGGACCCGGCCGGGGAAGGGGCCGAAAAAGGAGAGGTGATCGTCGTGCTGTCCGGCAGCCGGATCTCCGGGCGCTACGCGCTGATCCGCACCGCCGGCGACCAGTGGCTGGCGCACCGGATGAAAGACCAGCAGGCATTCACGTTCAGCGAACTGGCCCCCATGCTGGCCACGCACGGCTCGGTGACCCGGCTGGACCCGAATCAGTGGGCCTTCGAAGGCAAATGGGACGGCTACCGGCTACTGGTCGAAGCCGAGAACGGCGAGGTCCGGTTGCGTGCCCGCAGCGGCCGTGACGTCACCGCCGAGTACCCGCAACTGCCGTTTCCGGCCGAGGACCTGGCCGAACACCACGTCGTCCTCGATGGTGAACTGGTCGCGCTCGACGACCGCGGCGTCCCCAGCTTCGCCGCGATGCAGAACAGCGCCCGCGCCGCTCGCCTGGAGTTCTGGGCCTTCGACCTGCTCTATCTCGACGGCCGCCCGCTGCTTCGCGTGGCCTACCGGGATCGGCGACGCCTGTTGGAAACACTCGCCCAGGGAACAGGTCTCGTGGTCAAGGAGCTCCTGACACCCGATGGCGCCAAGGCCCTCGAGCAGTCGGGCCGCCTCGGCTGGGAGGGCGTGATCGCCAAGAGATGGGATTCGCCGTATCGGCCGGGTCGCCGATCTCCGGCCTGGATCAAAGACAAGCATTGGCAGACCCAGGAGGTGGTGATCGGCGGCTGGCGGGCAGGGGAGGGCGGCCGCGGCGGCGGAATCGGATCGCTGTTGATGGGGGTGCCCGAAGCCGACGGCCTGCGCTTCGTGGGACGGGTCGGCACGGGGTTCACCGAGCGTCAGCTGGCGGCATTGAAGGAGATGCTGGAGCCGTTGCGCACCGGCGAATCCCCGTTTCGGGAACCCCTGGCGCGGCCCGACGCGAAAGGCGTCACCTTCGTCGAACCCACCGTGGTGGCCGAGGTGCGCTACAGCGAACGCACGGCCGATGGCCGGCTCCGCCAGCCCAGCTGGCGCGGGCTGCGTCCCGACAAGACCCCCGGCGAGGTGGAGTGGGAGTGA
- a CDS encoding AAA family ATPase produces MGSTTLIGRQDEQRQLAQLCGRARAGKGGVLVINGEAGIGKSALLAEVVAQADGLRTVWISGAETEMELAYAGVQQVCGPILAHIAVLPDPQRSALRIALGLGKGTAPDRLLVSLAALSLLAEAGAERPTACIIDDAQWVDRASLQALTFAARRLLADPVVMIFATRVPGAPEELDGLPELTLTRLAHADAGVLLSQVMPGRLDERVRENILGEADGNPLALLDLRQSIAPTALAGGYGLPAAASIAGRIEREYSQRLHTLPPTTQTLLLIAAAEPTGDPTWLWAAAEKLRVGADAAVPAERSGLVTVESRLRFRHPLVRSAVYHYASASQRRQVHAALADVISGPTHTEHRAWHHAHATPTPDESVAVELVVSAQRARCRGGAAAAAAFLAYAVELTPDPLRRADRALEAARAKLDAGDPEAAIRLLSAVDRADDELLSARADLLRANVAFATRRGRDAPPLLLAAARKLRPLDPVFARDAYLGALMATMIVGRLCTGEAPSAATIVRSVRQLPPRSGPATAADLFLEGIVLRIDDGHAAAAPVLQRAIQQYLAEDNAGVADPRLHDITLRVLLDLFAQDTYNSLNARQLELLRAAGELTVLPAALTTYAGVCVTAGDFAQAADLLAQAETISAATGAPQQRSIHIYLAACRGQQARAEEIARTTVRDATARGEGSEITLVLFSLAVLYNGIGNYEKALEQCSAAMEYDDIGMYGHLLNETVEAAVRAGSTDVAETAAAQLIERSRTTPTATALGYAARAKALTADGPAAENEYRIAIRELGRSPLKVMSARTHLIFGEWLRRENRRGEARAELRIAHGLFAEMGSEGFTERAKRELHAAGEPLSKQHDARKPGKLTSQESYIARLAGDGYTNSEIASHLFISPRTVEWHLGRIFGKLGVTSRRELRHTRE; encoded by the coding sequence ATGGGCAGCACAACGCTCATCGGCCGGCAAGACGAACAGCGGCAGCTCGCGCAGTTGTGCGGCCGTGCCCGAGCCGGCAAAGGCGGCGTGCTGGTCATCAACGGCGAGGCCGGCATCGGCAAGAGTGCGTTACTGGCCGAGGTGGTGGCGCAGGCGGACGGACTACGCACTGTCTGGATCAGCGGTGCCGAGACGGAAATGGAACTCGCCTACGCCGGCGTGCAGCAGGTGTGTGGCCCGATTCTTGCCCATATCGCCGTCTTGCCTGACCCGCAGCGGTCCGCACTGCGAATCGCCCTCGGACTCGGCAAAGGTACCGCCCCGGATCGCCTGCTGGTGAGCCTGGCGGCCCTGTCGCTGCTGGCCGAGGCGGGCGCCGAGCGGCCGACCGCCTGCATCATCGATGACGCGCAGTGGGTCGATCGAGCGTCACTGCAAGCGCTCACATTCGCCGCACGACGACTACTGGCCGACCCCGTGGTGATGATCTTTGCCACCCGCGTTCCGGGCGCACCTGAAGAATTGGACGGCTTACCCGAGCTGACCCTGACCAGGCTCGCGCATGCCGACGCCGGCGTACTGCTGTCGCAGGTGATGCCGGGCCGGTTAGATGAGCGGGTCCGGGAGAACATCCTGGGCGAAGCCGACGGAAACCCCTTGGCGTTACTGGACCTTCGCCAGTCGATAGCGCCCACAGCGCTGGCAGGCGGTTACGGCCTGCCGGCCGCAGCGTCGATAGCCGGTCGAATCGAGCGCGAGTACAGTCAGCGCCTACACACGCTGCCCCCGACCACACAGACGCTGCTGCTGATCGCGGCTGCGGAGCCGACCGGCGACCCCACCTGGCTGTGGGCCGCCGCGGAGAAGCTCCGGGTGGGCGCCGACGCGGCCGTTCCCGCGGAGCGCAGCGGCCTGGTCACCGTCGAATCCCGCCTGCGCTTTCGCCACCCGTTGGTGCGATCGGCGGTCTACCACTATGCATCCGCGTCTCAACGCCGGCAGGTTCATGCAGCATTGGCGGACGTGATATCCGGCCCCACGCATACCGAACACCGCGCCTGGCACCACGCCCACGCCACGCCCACACCCGATGAGAGCGTTGCTGTCGAGCTTGTGGTGTCCGCGCAACGGGCGCGCTGCCGTGGTGGTGCCGCCGCCGCAGCCGCATTCTTGGCCTATGCCGTCGAACTGACTCCCGATCCCCTCCGTCGCGCCGACCGGGCACTCGAAGCTGCCCGGGCGAAGCTGGACGCCGGTGATCCAGAAGCGGCGATCCGACTCCTGTCCGCGGTGGACAGAGCGGACGACGAACTGTTGAGTGCGCGGGCAGATCTGCTACGCGCCAACGTTGCGTTTGCGACCCGGCGGGGCAGAGACGCGCCTCCGCTGTTGCTGGCGGCAGCCCGAAAGCTGCGGCCACTGGATCCGGTCTTCGCCCGCGACGCCTACCTCGGCGCGCTGATGGCAACGATGATCGTCGGGCGCCTCTGCACCGGGGAAGCGCCATCTGCGGCGACGATAGTCAGATCGGTGCGGCAGCTGCCACCGAGGTCGGGCCCCGCCACTGCGGCAGATCTCTTCCTCGAGGGAATCGTCCTGCGCATCGATGACGGACACGCAGCAGCGGCGCCGGTGCTCCAGCGAGCAATACAGCAGTATCTTGCGGAAGACAACGCCGGTGTTGCAGACCCGCGGTTGCACGACATCACCCTGCGCGTCTTACTCGACCTGTTCGCCCAGGACACTTACAACTCCCTGAATGCGCGCCAACTCGAGCTACTGCGCGCGGCCGGTGAATTGACCGTCCTGCCCGCGGCATTGACCACGTATGCGGGTGTATGTGTCACCGCGGGCGACTTCGCACAAGCCGCCGACCTGTTGGCGCAGGCAGAGACCATCTCTGCTGCCACTGGCGCGCCGCAGCAACGCTCCATCCACATCTATCTCGCCGCTTGTCGCGGGCAGCAAGCTCGAGCAGAAGAGATCGCACGGACGACTGTCCGCGACGCGACCGCCCGGGGCGAGGGCAGCGAGATCACCTTGGTGCTTTTCTCGCTGGCCGTCCTGTACAACGGGATCGGAAACTACGAAAAGGCGCTCGAACAGTGCTCGGCGGCAATGGAGTACGACGATATCGGCATGTATGGCCACCTCCTGAACGAGACCGTCGAAGCGGCCGTCCGCGCCGGAAGCACCGATGTCGCCGAAACGGCTGCAGCACAATTGATCGAGCGGTCACGAACGACTCCCACGGCGACTGCTCTCGGATACGCCGCCCGCGCGAAAGCCTTGACCGCCGACGGTCCCGCTGCCGAGAACGAGTACCGGATCGCAATTCGGGAGTTGGGACGCTCACCGTTGAAGGTCATGTCCGCGCGTACGCACCTGATCTTCGGTGAGTGGCTGCGGCGGGAGAACCGCCGAGGCGAAGCACGAGCCGAGTTACGCATCGCTCACGGGCTGTTCGCCGAAATGGGATCCGAGGGTTTCACCGAGCGAGCCAAGCGCGAACTCCATGCGGCGGGCGAGCCCCTGAGCAAGCAACACGATGCCAGAAAACCGGGGAAGCTGACGTCGCAGGAAAGCTACATCGCCAGACTCGCCGGCGACGGGTACACCAACTCTGAGATCGCCAGCCATCTGTTCATCAGCCCCAGGACGGTGGAATGGCATCTCGGCCGGATCTTCGGCAAGCTCGGGGTCACGTCCCGTCGCGAGTTGAGACATACACGCGAGTGA
- the mdlC gene encoding benzoylformate decarboxylase gives MVSGKTVHEVTYDLLRSLGLTTIFGNPGSTEQTFLQNFPDDFTYVLGLQEASVLAMADGFAQSTGNAALVNLHTAAGTGNAMGSLVAAYRANTPMIVTAGQQTREMSLCDPYLNNPDATLMPQPWVKWSYEPARAEDVPAAFMRAYAVATQPPAGPVFLSIPLDDWNKPALGPAVVRTVSRRVQPDEQRLRAFAARISSARRPLLVLGPEVDRAGAWAAGIAFAEKLRAPVRGGPLSDRCSFPEDHPLYGGPLPLTIAGVSEVLTGHDLAIVIGAQVFRYYPFVPGDYLPAGTDLLQVTADPHLAATAPVGDSLLGDAGVVLEQLLDLVEMPRDRQASPGLQRPSSGDLPAASAPLLPSDVYAALSTVKPDDAAVVMESTSTLADLITWWPTRRPGSFFATGSGGIGWGVPAAVGIALGDRARGVKRTVVASIGDGSFQYSIQALWTAAQHSLPIVFVVQRNGEYAVLKSFALLEETPHVPGMDLPGLDICSLARGFGCRTASVEDAESLVSEFKAALEADGPTVLVVPTQPQLPFLG, from the coding sequence ATGGTCAGCGGCAAGACAGTCCATGAGGTGACTTATGACCTGCTCCGGTCTCTGGGCTTGACCACGATATTCGGCAACCCCGGCTCCACGGAGCAGACCTTCTTGCAGAATTTCCCGGACGACTTCACCTATGTGCTGGGCTTGCAGGAGGCGTCGGTGCTGGCGATGGCGGACGGGTTCGCTCAATCCACCGGCAACGCCGCGCTGGTGAATCTGCACACCGCGGCCGGCACCGGTAACGCGATGGGCAGTCTCGTTGCGGCGTATCGGGCGAACACCCCGATGATCGTCACGGCAGGCCAACAAACCCGCGAAATGTCCTTGTGCGACCCGTATCTGAACAACCCCGATGCCACGCTCATGCCACAGCCGTGGGTCAAATGGTCCTACGAGCCTGCTCGCGCCGAGGATGTTCCCGCAGCATTCATGCGTGCGTATGCGGTGGCCACCCAGCCTCCCGCCGGGCCGGTGTTCTTGTCCATCCCACTCGACGACTGGAACAAACCGGCGCTCGGTCCGGCCGTGGTGCGGACCGTCAGTCGCCGTGTGCAGCCCGACGAACAGCGGCTGCGCGCCTTCGCCGCCAGGATCAGCAGCGCTCGTCGACCACTGCTGGTGCTGGGACCGGAGGTGGACCGTGCCGGCGCCTGGGCTGCCGGCATCGCCTTCGCTGAGAAGCTGCGCGCGCCGGTCCGCGGCGGTCCGCTGTCGGACCGGTGCTCGTTCCCCGAGGATCATCCCCTGTACGGAGGGCCGCTGCCCCTGACGATTGCGGGCGTGAGCGAGGTGTTGACCGGCCACGACCTGGCAATCGTGATCGGCGCTCAGGTTTTCCGCTACTACCCGTTCGTCCCCGGTGATTACCTGCCCGCGGGCACCGATCTCCTGCAAGTCACGGCGGACCCGCACCTTGCCGCGACGGCACCGGTGGGTGACAGCCTGCTCGGTGACGCGGGCGTCGTACTCGAACAACTACTGGACCTCGTCGAGATGCCCCGTGACCGGCAGGCGTCACCGGGGTTGCAAAGACCCTCGAGTGGGGATCTGCCGGCGGCATCGGCGCCATTGTTGCCCAGCGATGTCTACGCTGCCCTCAGTACGGTCAAGCCCGACGACGCTGCGGTCGTGATGGAGTCGACATCCACTCTGGCGGACCTCATCACGTGGTGGCCGACGCGCAGGCCGGGGAGCTTCTTCGCCACCGGCAGCGGCGGTATCGGCTGGGGAGTGCCGGCGGCTGTGGGAATCGCGCTCGGAGATCGAGCGCGCGGTGTGAAGCGGACCGTTGTCGCGTCGATCGGCGACGGTTCTTTCCAGTATTCGATACAGGCTCTCTGGACAGCGGCACAGCACAGCCTCCCCATCGTGTTCGTGGTGCAGCGCAACGGTGAATACGCGGTCCTCAAATCGTTTGCGCTGCTGGAAGAGACTCCCCACGTTCCGGGTATGGATCTGCCCGGACTCGATATCTGCTCCTTGGCAAGGGGTTTCGGCTGCCGTACGGCTTCGGTGGAGGACGCCGAAAGCTTGGTTTCGGAATTCAAGGCTGCCCTGGAAGCCGACGGCCCCACCGTTCTGGTGGTACCCACCCAGCCGCAACTGCCATTCCTGGGTTAA
- a CDS encoding tautomerase family protein has protein sequence MPVYTCTTPQSTLSVETKAELAAEITRVHSMINHVPGTYINVVFHEPAPENVFTDGKPARPLLINGWVRTGHPAAQSSQLVAEIASAATRITGIPARMVLVVIQNSPAHLAIEGGRVLPEPGEEEAWLAEQEGTESDES, from the coding sequence GTGCCGGTCTACACGTGCACCACGCCGCAATCGACGCTGAGCGTCGAGACGAAGGCTGAGCTGGCCGCCGAGATCACCCGGGTTCACTCCATGATCAACCATGTCCCCGGTACGTATATCAACGTCGTGTTCCATGAACCGGCGCCCGAGAACGTGTTCACTGATGGGAAGCCTGCACGGCCACTGCTGATCAACGGCTGGGTTCGGACCGGACATCCCGCCGCGCAAAGTAGTCAGTTGGTCGCTGAGATCGCCTCAGCGGCGACCCGCATCACCGGGATACCGGCCCGGATGGTGTTGGTGGTCATCCAGAACAGCCCCGCGCATCTCGCCATCGAGGGAGGAAGGGTGTTACCCGAGCCGGGCGAGGAAGAGGCGTGGCTGGCAGAGCAGGAGGGTACCGAGTCGGATGAGTCCTGA
- a CDS encoding cellulase family glycosylhydrolase has protein sequence MSRRRSTVVGTKAVGVAAFLAIAPISAPAHADFDDMMDMLISPFVTAAGDLDGGALFDASAWDAFLSSAHWDAAFGALAEPGPALNLDLYAVLHDAGQQWIDSQLGSQVNGVINTLFGSTVIGNGADGTEANPDGGNGGWLFGDGGAGWSSTTDGVAGGAGGAALGLFGNGGAGGDGGTGAVGGDGGDGGWLWGHGGNGGDAGDGAALTGLPALGGVGGTAGLLYGTHGDVGHFGALPGGFTGTVPPPVEVSNGWLTNGDGQVVMLRGLNQVYKIPPYEPSAAGFDEDDAAFLAANGFNVVRLGVIWAGVQPEPGVIDYDYLASIENTVEILGRHNILVVLDMHQDLYSEAFGGEGAPDWAVLTGGLPHIGVGFPGTYPVSPAQNYAWDAFWGNDKAPDGIGLQNHYGLMWQAVADYFKGNENVAGYEIMNEPWAGSQALGSILGNPYFDTQQLVPFYDQITAAIRSVDPNKTVFFEPNTLFGSLPVPTHMGPVQDENSVFSFHHYCLTTSLIPGLSIGCDWNADIVFGYATDYMEENNVPGWLSEFGATNNLGAIDASLQSSNQYLSGWAAWAYTGKDITSASPEDQALVYDPSQPPVGDNVNWGKLDLLAQPYPQMISGTPTALSFNNGEFSFSYTTDRVDGSGTFGAGSETAISVPPNHFPGGYAVTVTGGTVTSAPNAPILTIDSNGDTSTITVTLVRT, from the coding sequence ATGTCTCGTCGCCGCAGCACGGTTGTGGGCACCAAGGCCGTCGGAGTAGCTGCATTCCTGGCGATCGCCCCGATCTCGGCGCCCGCACACGCCGATTTCGACGACATGATGGACATGCTGATCTCGCCGTTCGTCACCGCCGCAGGCGACCTCGACGGCGGCGCCCTGTTCGACGCCTCAGCCTGGGATGCGTTCCTGTCCTCGGCCCACTGGGATGCCGCCTTCGGCGCACTGGCCGAACCCGGGCCCGCCCTGAACCTGGACCTCTACGCAGTACTGCACGACGCCGGTCAGCAATGGATCGACAGTCAACTGGGCAGCCAGGTCAACGGCGTCATCAACACCCTGTTCGGGTCGACGGTCATCGGCAACGGCGCCGACGGCACCGAGGCCAACCCCGACGGCGGCAACGGCGGCTGGCTGTTCGGTGACGGCGGCGCCGGCTGGAGCAGCACCACCGACGGCGTCGCCGGCGGCGCCGGCGGCGCCGCCCTGGGACTGTTCGGCAACGGCGGAGCCGGCGGCGACGGCGGGACCGGGGCCGTCGGCGGTGACGGCGGCGACGGCGGGTGGCTGTGGGGCCACGGCGGCAACGGCGGCGACGCCGGCGACGGCGCAGCCCTGACCGGGCTGCCCGCACTCGGCGGAGTCGGCGGCACCGCCGGACTGCTCTACGGCACCCACGGCGACGTAGGCCACTTCGGTGCCCTGCCCGGCGGCTTCACCGGCACCGTTCCACCGCCGGTGGAGGTCTCCAACGGCTGGCTCACCAACGGCGACGGCCAGGTCGTCATGCTGCGCGGACTCAACCAGGTCTACAAGATCCCACCCTACGAGCCGTCCGCGGCCGGTTTCGACGAAGACGACGCAGCCTTCCTGGCCGCCAACGGATTCAACGTCGTGCGCCTGGGCGTCATCTGGGCCGGCGTGCAACCCGAACCCGGCGTCATCGACTACGACTACCTGGCCTCCATCGAAAACACCGTCGAAATCCTGGGCCGCCACAACATCCTGGTCGTCCTGGACATGCACCAAGATCTGTACAGCGAGGCCTTCGGCGGCGAGGGCGCCCCCGACTGGGCAGTTCTGACCGGTGGACTGCCCCACATCGGCGTGGGCTTCCCGGGGACTTACCCGGTGAGCCCGGCGCAGAACTACGCCTGGGATGCGTTCTGGGGCAACGATAAGGCTCCCGATGGCATCGGCTTGCAGAATCACTACGGGTTGATGTGGCAGGCGGTCGCCGACTACTTCAAGGGCAACGAGAACGTCGCCGGCTACGAGATCATGAACGAGCCGTGGGCCGGATCGCAGGCTCTGGGCAGCATCTTGGGCAACCCCTACTTCGACACCCAGCAACTCGTGCCGTTCTACGACCAGATCACCGCAGCCATTCGCTCCGTCGACCCGAACAAGACGGTGTTCTTCGAACCCAACACCCTGTTCGGCAGCCTGCCGGTGCCCACGCATATGGGCCCGGTGCAAGACGAGAACTCGGTGTTCTCCTTCCACCACTACTGCCTCACCACGTCGCTGATTCCCGGCCTGAGCATCGGCTGCGACTGGAACGCCGACATCGTGTTCGGTTACGCAACCGATTACATGGAGGAGAACAACGTTCCGGGGTGGCTGAGCGAGTTCGGGGCCACCAACAACCTCGGCGCCATCGACGCCAGCCTGCAGTCCTCCAACCAGTACCTGTCCGGCTGGGCCGCCTGGGCCTACACCGGCAAGGACATCACCAGTGCCTCGCCGGAAGACCAGGCGCTGGTCTACGACCCGAGCCAGCCCCCGGTCGGCGACAACGTCAACTGGGGCAAACTCGACCTGCTGGCCCAGCCCTACCCGCAGATGATCTCGGGCACGCCCACCGCACTGTCCTTCAACAACGGCGAGTTCAGCTTCAGCTACACCACCGACCGCGTCGACGGCTCAGGCACCTTCGGAGCCGGCTCAGAGACCGCCATCTCGGTGCCGCCCAACCACTTCCCCGGCGGCTACGCCGTAACCGTTACCGGCGGAACCGTCACCTCGGCACCCAATGCCCCCATCCTGACCATCGACTCCAACGGCGACACCTCCACCATCACCGTCACGTTGGTCCGGACCTAG